From Streptomyces sp. NBC_01460, a single genomic window includes:
- a CDS encoding MFS transporter produces the protein MITPTDPSAPAERDAPPSVRGRRTAFGGALIAAFGGFAGFNLLLSALPAYAVRSGAGPSGAGALTATLMATTLAVQPFTPWLFVRLGRRTSLAVSGALLGLPCLALPAASTLTALNGLAAVRGLGFGILVVAGVTFTTELFPPAHRGRVIGWYGAVVGVAGVLGAPLGIALARQEAYTLTFALAAGAAGLVVLGSFGFPRGTPAGPRPAKRTRAPRGTWRALRPMTGPLLVEIASTTAYGVVFTFLPLTASAAPGALLTAQASSVLARLGGGWLIDRYGGRRVLAPAVVLTALGTAAGAASHEPGLLLAGAVLFGAGFGAVQSATLVLAMEAAGDSAAGLGLAGVAWNIAFDAGTGIGSLAGGPLLAAGGPPALFVTTGAVLAALLLVPAARSPSRPEGRT, from the coding sequence GTGATCACGCCGACGGACCCGTCCGCGCCTGCGGAGCGCGACGCGCCGCCGTCCGTCCGGGGCAGGCGGACGGCGTTCGGCGGTGCCCTGATCGCCGCCTTCGGCGGCTTCGCCGGTTTCAACCTGCTGCTCTCCGCGCTGCCGGCGTACGCCGTCCGCTCCGGTGCCGGACCGTCGGGTGCCGGGGCTCTCACCGCCACCCTGATGGCGACCACCCTGGCCGTGCAGCCCTTCACGCCGTGGCTCTTCGTCCGCCTCGGGCGGCGGACGTCCCTCGCGGTGAGCGGTGCGCTGCTCGGGCTGCCCTGCCTGGCCCTGCCGGCCGCCTCCACGCTGACCGCTCTGAACGGCCTCGCGGCGGTACGCGGGCTGGGCTTCGGCATCCTCGTCGTCGCCGGTGTCACCTTCACCACGGAACTGTTCCCCCCGGCTCACCGGGGGCGGGTCATCGGCTGGTACGGCGCCGTGGTCGGCGTCGCCGGAGTCCTGGGTGCGCCCCTGGGCATCGCGCTGGCCCGGCAGGAGGCGTACACGCTCACCTTCGCGCTCGCCGCCGGGGCGGCCGGCCTCGTGGTGCTCGGCTCGTTCGGCTTCCCCCGGGGAACTCCGGCCGGGCCTCGCCCCGCGAAACGGACCCGGGCCCCGCGCGGGACATGGAGGGCCTTGCGCCCCATGACCGGCCCCCTGCTGGTGGAGATCGCCTCCACCACGGCCTACGGAGTCGTCTTCACCTTTCTGCCGCTGACCGCCTCGGCCGCGCCAGGGGCACTGCTCACCGCGCAGGCCTCCTCCGTGCTGGCCCGGCTCGGCGGAGGGTGGCTCATCGACCGGTACGGCGGCCGGCGCGTGCTCGCACCCGCCGTGGTCCTCACCGCGCTCGGCACCGCGGCGGGAGCGGCCTCCCATGAACCGGGCCTGCTGCTGGCCGGTGCCGTGCTGTTCGGCGCGGGCTTCGGTGCCGTCCAGAGCGCCACCCTGGTGCTGGCCATGGAGGCGGCCGGCGACAGCGCCGCCGGGCTCGGGCTGGCCGGCGTCGCCTGGAACATCGCGTTCGACGCCGGCACCGGGATCGGGTCGCTCGCGGGCGGCCCCCTGCTCGCCGCCGGCGGCCCGCCCGCTCTCTTCGTGACGACCGGGGCCGTACTGGCCGCTCTGCTTCTCGTCCCGGCCGCGCGAAGCCCCAGCCGGCCGGAGGGACGGACATGA
- a CDS encoding LLM class flavin-dependent oxidoreductase — translation MRIGVNVPNFGPGTTPDNLARWAKTVEGLGFDLLMVSDHVAITADVAKQYPAPFYEPFTTLAWLAGITTRIKLGTTVLILPYRHPLLTARMAANLHQLSGGRLILGVGVGWAREEFAALGVPFEKRGALTDAHLGALRAAWDDEADYESGQIPIWIGGNSDAALRRATRLGMPWHPLRFTMPWFHGALDRLRGIAAELGRPVPDLVPRITLRLTDTPVDDPDRRAGEGTIDQIFDDIEQLRLAGAETVLLDPYNGDPDETLRPEAAWQALATVAAHRAHRYPTETE, via the coding sequence ATGCGGATAGGCGTAAATGTTCCCAACTTCGGCCCCGGCACCACCCCGGACAATCTTGCCCGCTGGGCCAAAACGGTGGAGGGTCTCGGCTTTGACCTGTTGATGGTCTCCGACCATGTGGCGATCACGGCGGATGTCGCCAAGCAGTATCCCGCCCCGTTCTACGAGCCGTTCACCACGCTCGCCTGGCTGGCCGGGATCACGACCAGGATCAAGCTGGGCACGACCGTTCTCATTCTTCCCTACCGGCACCCACTGTTGACCGCCCGAATGGCGGCCAACCTGCACCAGCTCTCCGGAGGCAGACTGATTCTCGGAGTCGGCGTCGGCTGGGCGCGTGAGGAATTCGCGGCGCTCGGTGTGCCTTTCGAAAAGCGTGGCGCACTGACCGACGCACACCTCGGCGCATTGCGCGCCGCATGGGACGACGAAGCCGACTACGAGAGCGGACAGATTCCGATCTGGATCGGCGGCAACAGCGACGCCGCACTGCGTCGGGCGACACGTCTCGGAATGCCCTGGCATCCCCTGCGATTCACCATGCCGTGGTTCCACGGCGCGCTGGACCGTCTGCGGGGCATCGCGGCGGAACTCGGACGACCCGTGCCCGATCTGGTGCCGCGTATCACCCTCCGGCTCACGGACACACCGGTCGACGATCCGGACCGTCGCGCCGGCGAAGGCACCATCGACCAGATCTTCGACGACATCGAGCAGCTGCGCCTCGCCGGTGCGGAAACCGTGCTGCTCGACCCCTACAACGGCGATCCGGACGAGACACTCCGGCCCGAGGCGGCGTGGCAGGCCCTGGCCACCGTGGCCGCGCACAGGGCCCACCGATATCCCACAGAGACGGAGTAG
- a CDS encoding nucleoside deaminase: MAPNDHDLPGGDADGAAVTDTDLTYLRRCLELAAEAVDAGDWPFGSVLVDADGKILAEDRNRESTTGDPTMHPEFELARWAAGHLSPEERATATVYTSGEHCPMCAAAHGWVGLGRIVYASSAQQARDWKAEWGVPLTSPLSPLSVGDVVPGLVTAGPVPELAAQVKALTLRSRTGADEAS; the protein is encoded by the coding sequence GTGGCTCCCAACGACCACGACCTTCCCGGGGGCGACGCCGACGGCGCCGCAGTCACCGACACCGACCTGACCTACCTGCGCCGCTGCCTCGAACTGGCGGCGGAAGCGGTGGACGCCGGCGACTGGCCGTTCGGGTCCGTGCTGGTCGACGCCGACGGCAAGATCCTCGCGGAGGACCGCAACCGCGAGTCCACCACCGGAGACCCCACCATGCACCCGGAGTTCGAGCTCGCGCGGTGGGCCGCGGGCCACCTGAGCCCCGAGGAACGGGCCACGGCGACCGTCTACACCTCGGGGGAGCACTGCCCGATGTGCGCCGCCGCACACGGCTGGGTCGGACTGGGCCGCATCGTGTACGCGAGCTCGGCCCAGCAGGCCAGGGACTGGAAGGCCGAGTGGGGTGTGCCCCTCACCTCGCCCCTGAGCCCGCTGTCCGTCGGGGACGTCGTCCCGGGACTGGTGACGGCCGGCCCCGTTCCCGAACTCGCCGCCCAGGTCAAGGCCTTGACTCTCCGCTCCCGTACGGGGGCCGACGAAGCGAGCTGA
- a CDS encoding cupin domain-containing protein, translated as MSVPLYVPAGEGEFVNIRDTKRTYLKLTTPDSDGEFGFFEHHMAPEAKGASPHVHKKSTEMFYVVRGEIEFTIGDRTVVGEPGAFAYVPKGEPHGFTNRGNEDATLLIMFYPIYNREEYFRGLGRLTANGRNPSLEELQEHMAKYDQFMV; from the coding sequence GTGTCTGTTCCGCTGTATGTCCCTGCCGGCGAAGGCGAGTTCGTCAACATCCGGGACACGAAGAGGACGTACCTCAAGCTCACGACGCCCGATTCCGACGGCGAATTCGGCTTCTTCGAGCACCACATGGCCCCGGAGGCCAAGGGTGCCAGTCCTCACGTGCACAAGAAGTCCACGGAGATGTTCTACGTCGTGCGTGGCGAGATCGAGTTCACGATAGGCGACCGCACGGTGGTGGGTGAGCCGGGCGCGTTCGCCTACGTGCCCAAGGGGGAGCCGCACGGCTTCACGAACAGGGGCAATGAGGACGCGACCCTGCTGATCATGTTCTATCCGATCTACAACCGTGAGGAGTACTTCCGCGGCCTCGGCCGCCTCACGGCCAACGGGCGCAACCCCAGCCTGGAGGAACTGCAGGAGCACATGGCCAAGTACGACCAGTTCATGGTCTGA
- a CDS encoding MFS transporter, translating to MSVRWQRLRGLRTSIPGGSVGIRLAVIGAIDAVGTGAFLAVSVPFITRSVHLSERNLGFGLGLSAAIALATAIPIGIVADRIGPKKVLIGVSLWRCACFVLYPFVQNLWQFLTVVCLLGLVDKAAAPMEQALVGQAVSTSDRVRVVAVLRSTRNVGFTVGALLGGVGLLIDTRPGYAVILLLNAASFAALAFLASRLPLLNAPAKELRRRFSVRVLRDGSFLSFAGINAILTMHMTLLSIGIPLWIVGHTDVSAALISPLVAVNTVLAVLLQVRASRGTEDIPGASRALVRAGISLAACCLLLGAAPGLPVVLAVVVLLLAMIALTGGELWQSAGGWGGSYLLAPAGQEGVYLSVFWLGVAVQQIAAPIAVSLIVTVGSSGWVALAVVFAAAGFAAPAIGRWAQTQAAARPQQDPSLAETT from the coding sequence ATGTCTGTTCGCTGGCAGCGCCTACGTGGGCTGCGCACGTCCATACCCGGAGGTTCGGTCGGCATACGGCTGGCCGTGATCGGGGCGATCGACGCGGTGGGAACGGGCGCCTTCCTGGCCGTCTCCGTCCCGTTCATCACCAGATCGGTCCACCTGTCGGAGCGCAACCTCGGTTTCGGCCTCGGCCTGTCCGCCGCCATCGCCCTGGCCACGGCGATCCCGATCGGGATCGTGGCGGACCGGATCGGTCCGAAGAAGGTCCTGATCGGGGTGAGCCTGTGGCGCTGCGCCTGCTTCGTGCTCTACCCGTTCGTCCAGAACCTGTGGCAGTTCCTCACCGTGGTGTGTCTGCTCGGCCTCGTCGACAAGGCGGCCGCGCCGATGGAACAGGCCCTCGTCGGGCAGGCGGTGTCGACCTCGGACCGGGTCAGGGTGGTCGCCGTCCTGCGGTCGACGCGCAACGTCGGCTTCACCGTCGGAGCCCTGCTCGGCGGTGTCGGGCTGCTGATCGACACCCGGCCCGGGTACGCCGTGATCCTCCTGCTGAACGCCGCGTCGTTCGCCGCGCTGGCGTTCCTCGCCTCCCGGCTGCCGTTGCTCAACGCACCGGCGAAGGAACTCCGACGGCGGTTCTCGGTCCGTGTGCTGCGGGACGGCTCGTTCCTCTCCTTCGCCGGGATCAACGCGATCCTCACCATGCACATGACCCTGCTCAGCATCGGCATCCCCTTGTGGATCGTGGGACACACGGATGTCTCGGCCGCGCTGATCTCCCCCCTGGTGGCCGTCAACACCGTACTGGCGGTCCTCCTTCAGGTACGGGCGAGCCGTGGCACCGAGGACATCCCCGGGGCGTCGCGGGCACTGGTGCGGGCCGGGATCTCGCTCGCCGCCTGCTGTCTGCTGCTCGGCGCCGCACCGGGGCTGCCGGTCGTCCTTGCCGTCGTCGTGCTGCTGCTGGCCATGATCGCCCTGACGGGCGGGGAGCTGTGGCAGTCCGCCGGCGGATGGGGCGGGTCCTACCTGCTCGCGCCCGCCGGCCAGGAGGGCGTCTACCTCTCGGTCTTCTGGCTCGGCGTCGCCGTGCAGCAGATCGCGGCACCGATCGCGGTCAGCCTGATCGTCACGGTCGGCTCCTCGGGATGGGTCGCACTGGCCGTGGTGTTCGCCGCCGCCGGCTTCGCCGCGCCGGCCATCGGCCGGTGGGCACAGACGCAGGCGGCCGCACGGCCGCAGCAGGACCCGAGCCTTGCCGAGACCACCTGA
- a CDS encoding ATP-grasp domain-containing protein has protein sequence MTVPDTDTQVLFVGYNAAYLRAIDGRVPSGSVVVIEEPDMIRKRKLQDAPAAFDCLDRIVPARYQQSAEALDLAVELSAARPVAAVVPGLEYAVPAAAALAEKLGLPGATEAAAQALRDKVRLREVAGAGGVRNPRWREVHGPEDILDFAGDGPVVVKPANRQASVGVQLLDSVDATTAALAWERTSSATEYEQVPDRPLDWRFLAEERLRGPEYSIEALVRHGEIVFENITAKTVIPGPYPVELGHLLPAPLDEDTKAAFETAIRSLVSAIGFRTGILHAEWILTESGPTLVECAGRCPGDYLIDLIDLAYDTRIRLTLIDLLADRPVTLPRTAQRTSAIRFLSARPGTVIEVAGEDTAKQLPGIRAVEVDVEAGQEVGAWASSWDRAGHVIATGPDADTTRQRVLDADAAIRIATD, from the coding sequence ATGACCGTCCCCGACACGGACACCCAGGTGCTGTTCGTCGGATACAACGCGGCCTATCTGCGCGCGATCGACGGGAGGGTGCCCAGCGGATCCGTCGTGGTGATCGAGGAACCCGACATGATCCGCAAGCGGAAACTGCAGGACGCGCCGGCGGCGTTCGACTGCCTGGACAGGATCGTCCCGGCGCGGTACCAGCAGTCGGCCGAAGCCCTCGACCTCGCGGTCGAGCTCTCGGCGGCGCGGCCGGTGGCCGCCGTCGTGCCGGGTCTGGAGTACGCGGTCCCGGCGGCGGCCGCCCTGGCCGAGAAGCTGGGGCTGCCGGGCGCGACGGAGGCCGCGGCACAGGCGCTCCGGGACAAGGTCCGGTTGCGCGAGGTCGCCGGCGCGGGCGGAGTCCGCAATCCCCGCTGGCGCGAGGTGCACGGGCCCGAGGACATCCTCGACTTCGCCGGTGACGGGCCGGTGGTGGTCAAACCGGCGAACCGGCAGGCGAGCGTCGGCGTGCAGCTGCTGGACTCGGTCGACGCCACCACCGCGGCGCTGGCGTGGGAGCGGACCTCGTCGGCCACCGAGTACGAACAGGTACCCGACCGGCCGCTCGACTGGCGCTTCCTGGCCGAGGAACGCCTGCGCGGTCCCGAGTACAGCATCGAGGCACTGGTGCGGCACGGCGAGATCGTCTTCGAGAACATCACGGCCAAGACGGTGATCCCCGGGCCCTATCCGGTGGAGCTCGGCCATCTGCTGCCCGCACCGCTGGACGAGGACACCAAGGCGGCGTTCGAGACGGCCATCCGGTCGCTGGTCTCCGCGATCGGCTTCCGGACCGGCATCCTGCACGCCGAGTGGATCCTGACCGAGTCCGGCCCGACGCTGGTCGAATGCGCCGGCCGGTGCCCCGGCGACTACCTGATCGACCTGATCGACCTGGCCTACGACACCCGGATCAGGCTGACCCTCATCGATCTCCTGGCCGACCGCCCGGTCACGCTTCCCCGGACAGCGCAGCGGACGTCTGCGATCCGGTTCCTGTCGGCCCGGCCGGGCACCGTCATCGAGGTCGCCGGCGAGGACACGGCGAAGCAACTGCCGGGCATCCGGGCCGTGGAGGTGGATGTCGAGGCCGGCCAGGAGGTCGGGGCATGGGCCTCCTCCTGGGACCGCGCCGGGCACGTCATCGCGACCGGACCGGACGCGGACACCACGCGGCAGCGCGTCCTGGACGCGGACGCCGCCATCCGCATCGCCACTGATTGA
- a CDS encoding ATP-grasp domain-containing protein: MTAPARSSPSDGRPRLLMVMPYRQFVRKAQEEGFWVGAIWDPRLESPEYLEDVRALADLFVTADFGDEELLRRTIREVAQEHGVSAVYHIGREETMVSAYEVAEELHAELSPASAIRYLADKHAMRELLAERGLSPVSFAVAATRDEVPDAVRRIGWPAVVKPTALAGSRGVFLWQEPADQAPWTQLVDRYAYDGPFLVEEYLRGPEYSVETLSRDGRHQVVGITEKLLGPPPLFVEVGHVHPAPLPQDRRQAVEALTTELLTACGYRFGPAHTEVIWTQEGPRIVESQARLGGDRIPRLVQLATGLDMEQAIFAALAGTGTETERSQPTATATATATATAIVRFFAFPPGHVDEVRGLEAAAALGHVDELTVRLRPGDTVPEVRDSKSRHGHVIVSGASPEEARTRCAEVLASIEVVIDGVPARAGDRSEALGAPA; encoded by the coding sequence GTGACCGCCCCCGCCCGGTCCTCCCCCAGCGACGGCCGGCCCCGCCTGCTGATGGTGATGCCGTACCGCCAGTTCGTCAGGAAGGCGCAGGAGGAGGGCTTCTGGGTCGGCGCGATCTGGGACCCCCGCCTGGAGTCCCCGGAGTACCTCGAAGACGTACGCGCCCTGGCGGACCTGTTCGTGACGGCCGACTTCGGGGACGAGGAGCTGCTGCGCCGCACCATCCGTGAGGTGGCGCAGGAGCACGGCGTCTCGGCGGTCTACCACATCGGCCGGGAAGAGACGATGGTCAGCGCCTACGAGGTGGCCGAGGAGCTGCACGCCGAGCTCAGCCCGGCGTCGGCGATCCGGTATCTCGCCGACAAGCACGCGATGCGGGAACTGCTGGCCGAACGCGGCCTGTCCCCGGTGTCGTTCGCCGTGGCGGCGACCCGGGACGAGGTGCCGGACGCGGTACGCCGGATCGGGTGGCCCGCCGTCGTCAAACCGACCGCGCTCGCCGGCAGTCGCGGGGTGTTCCTGTGGCAGGAACCCGCCGACCAGGCGCCCTGGACCCAGCTGGTCGACCGGTACGCCTACGACGGCCCGTTCCTCGTCGAGGAGTACCTGCGCGGTCCGGAGTACAGCGTCGAGACCTTGAGCAGGGACGGCCGCCACCAGGTCGTCGGGATCACCGAGAAGCTGCTGGGCCCGCCACCTCTGTTCGTGGAGGTGGGGCACGTCCATCCGGCGCCGCTGCCCCAGGACCGCAGACAGGCCGTGGAGGCACTGACGACGGAGCTCCTCACGGCCTGTGGCTACCGCTTCGGCCCCGCGCACACCGAGGTGATCTGGACGCAGGAGGGCCCGCGCATCGTCGAGTCGCAGGCACGGCTCGGCGGCGACCGCATACCTAGGCTCGTCCAGCTGGCGACCGGCCTGGACATGGAACAGGCGATCTTCGCCGCCCTGGCCGGCACCGGGACCGAGACCGAGCGGTCACAGCCCACGGCTACGGCTACGGCTACGGCTACGGCTACGGCGATCGTGCGGTTCTTCGCCTTCCCTCCCGGCCACGTCGACGAGGTCCGGGGTCTCGAGGCAGCCGCCGCGCTCGGCCACGTCGACGAGCTGACCGTCCGGCTGAGACCCGGGGACACGGTGCCGGAGGTCCGCGACTCCAAGAGCCGCCACGGCCACGTCATCGTCTCCGGCGCCTCTCCCGAGGAGGCGCGGACCCGTTGCGCCGAGGTGCTCGCGTCCATAGAGGTCGTCATCGACGGAGTGCCCGCACGGGCGGGCGACCGGAGCGAGGCGCTCGGAGCACCCGCGTGA